The Geotalea uraniireducens Rf4 genome window below encodes:
- a CDS encoding PP2C family protein-serine/threonine phosphatase: protein MKAAWKSDKGKVRENNEDSVLADAEKGIFLLADGMGGQRGGEVASDLAVRTAYELLRQATGRTDKGGMTRLLADALAAAHSTVFKKGMTVPGLAGMGTTLEMVVIKGAQAFVCHLGDSRVYLFRRESLRRITTDDNYAAYLMEYEHVAEEDLPPGAQHILTQVVGASDELVPEIHILELEEGDIIFLCSDGLTGMLADSDMENVLQRERDDLDKAAAALVDEANRRGGFDNVSVLLVRPDPPFSPPPPETLLLTAQGYQ, encoded by the coding sequence ATGAAAGCAGCCTGGAAGAGCGATAAGGGAAAGGTCCGGGAAAACAACGAGGACAGCGTTCTCGCAGACGCGGAGAAGGGGATATTCCTCCTCGCCGACGGCATGGGGGGGCAGCGGGGGGGCGAGGTGGCGAGCGATCTGGCGGTGCGGACCGCTTACGAGCTTCTCCGGCAGGCCACCGGGCGGACAGACAAGGGAGGGATGACAAGGCTTCTTGCGGATGCACTTGCCGCGGCCCATTCTACAGTGTTCAAGAAAGGGATGACAGTGCCGGGCCTGGCGGGGATGGGGACGACCCTTGAGATGGTGGTGATAAAGGGGGCGCAGGCCTTCGTCTGCCACCTGGGGGACAGCAGGGTGTATCTCTTCCGGCGGGAGAGTCTGCGGCGGATCACCACAGACGACAACTATGCAGCCTACCTCATGGAGTACGAGCACGTGGCTGAAGAGGACCTCCCGCCGGGTGCGCAGCATATCCTGACCCAGGTGGTCGGGGCGTCGGACGAGCTTGTCCCGGAGATCCACATCCTGGAACTGGAGGAGGGGGACATCATCTTCCTCTGTTCCGACGGCCTGACCGGCATGCTTGCCGATAGCGACATGGAGAATGTGCTGCAAAGGGAGCGGGACGACCTGGACAAGGCCGCGGCCGCTTTGGTGGACGAGGCGAACAGAAGGGGGGGCTTCGATAACGTTTCCGTGCTGCTCGTGCGCCCCGACCCCCCGTTTTCACCACCTCCGCCGGAGACGCTTCTTCTGACTGCTCAGGGGTATCAATAA